The window TAAGTTGCGCATTGTGCGCGAATATGATATGACCCCGACTACGTTTCAGTTTAAAGGATGACTTTGCTaaatgtatgcataataacttttTTCGCTCTGCGCCATGATTTTATCTTtatctttttcattttataCCAATTCACCGAAGTCACCCGCTCGACAAAACTCAGTCAAAAAAACCCAGGGGTAATGTTTCTGTATCACAAGGCCTATAATATCGATTGCTGTCCACTTTCAGCCAATGACATCGCCATCTTAAAGTTATCTCGACCAATCACATTTAGCAAGGCGATCAAGCCCATTGGCCTTCCATCAGGGCCGCATGATGCTGCAGCTGTAGATACAGCCTGTGCTGCAGGAGGATGGGGTAGGACGCAGGCGAGAGGTGGGTCTCTAGAAAGTGCGGTGGCGCAGTGGAAGAGCCTTGAAAGGCCATGTGTTCAATACCCGGCCAGTGCCGGTCATTTAAGGAAACATTCAAGGTCAGGCTTACGCCGTTGGTTTACTTTGGTGGTCGTTTCACTAAAAACGACCCACGCCACTGCCGTGCAGGCAGGAGAGGAAATTGGCCGTTTTTGCGGATTTGCGATGGAACACTACACAAACTTGTAGAATTCGCATTGAATCACTGCGTCAACACGCATACGCTAGATTAGATAGCATGCAGCCGTCGGTAAAATTTATACACGCATTGTACACTGAAAAAACATACTCAGTGTATTTCTGACCCATTTCTCTTTCAGACTGGGCCTTAGAGATGTTCCATGTGAGTATCAAGATACGGCCAATGGAAATCTGTATGAGGATGTACTCAAACAACAGATTCGACTACCCCGGCGGACGGGTCTGCGCTGGTGGACATACGTTCAGTAATGTTTGCGTGGTGAGTTATATGTAGCATTGTATTACTTTTGACACTACTTTTTGTATCTTTCTAAGTCTTGAAAGCCAGGTTTTTTCATCCACAATTTGATACTTGTAAGTTGGAAACTGTGTTCGTTGGCCACATGCGTACTACAGAGTGTATCGATAAAAATTATACTCTTTAAAAATTGAGGGCAGttgatttttgagacacccAGTATATCTAGCGATGGATTTCTATGAAGATATTCACTGGGCAGCTGTAGCCGAGAAATCAGTCACGTGCACCATCATTAGGCGAGCAGTGATAGTTTACAAGTAGTGTGTGAAAAGTGACTTGCACGGTATTTGCGCTACTGTTCGCATATTACGAACGATAGTTAAGATAAGGATAAGATATCCAAGTATATCCAGTGCATTATTGACAGAAAGGTTCAGATAAGCTGGGAATAATGCACGGTACATGCAGGACTCGACGCTTAACGTCGCTCTCCTTGTCTCAGCTGCCAGTTGTAGCTGCGAATTCACCCAGGACAAGTAACTCATCGATCTAACAACCTTATGTAGAAGATCAATATAAAAGTTTCCAATGAAAGTCACCACCAGTACGACATAGCAACCACTTGAATGTCTTGGGACAACTGATAGAATTGAAACCAGTGACTTGTCTTAAAACAATGGCATTACAATGTAAGATAATGTGCCGATGGGGATTGCTTTAGGTCTGGCATTACTTATCGAAATACTGATTTTGGTTTGCTAAGGTATGTAATAACACGTCTTATCGTCTCATCGACAGGGTGATTCTGGTGGACCTCTGGCCTGCAAGCGTCACGGCAAGTACGTGCTTGAAGGTGTCGTTTCGTTCGGGGCCCATTTCTGCGGTAAGCAGAGGCGAAAATACCCAACAGTATTCACGAGGGTGGCCGCTTACCTTGACTGGATTCAGGAGAACAGGCATTAAACATAGCAGGTTTAATATCTTGGACGatttgactgtacatgtatttatgtttTAATAAAAACTGAAAGGCAATCTTCTGTTGTCCGATGTTCTTGGGAAGCGCCTTGATGTACTGGTTCAGGCTCGGGTCTCCTCGAGCCGGATCCATACAGGAGTCGAAACGGGGTGTTACGTGAAATACCCTACACCAGTCATGTA is drawn from Lineus longissimus chromosome 1, tnLinLong1.2, whole genome shotgun sequence and contains these coding sequences:
- the LOC135498584 gene encoding plasma kallikrein-like, which translates into the protein MDVRVIIFALAGLLAAVIAVPADKTEETEDLFAVGDLSSIDNIEELLGEFTTEEIQKRIISGHRSKVGDWPWLIGIHKAYIPGVICGGSIVDATTIVTAAHCFGHSQRPSDFTVLVGETNLRAIKSEQKFKVIAVRPHIGYRFRMGPDSPNDIAILKLSRPITFSKAIKPIGLPSGPHDAAAVDTACAAGGWGRTQARDWALEMFHVSIKIRPMEICMRMYSNNRFDYPGGRVCAGGHTFSNVCVGDSGGPLACKRHGKYVLEGVVSFGAHFCGKQRRKYPTVFTRVAAYLDWIQENRH